In Aquiflexum balticum DSM 16537, a single genomic region encodes these proteins:
- a CDS encoding gluconate 2-dehydrogenase subunit 3 family protein, with protein sequence MNRRNALRKTVLMAGSAMAAPSLFSLLQSCKQQNRLEWEPLFFNEEQAKFVSAFVDTILPRTDTPGGLDVKTDIFLDLIIAKTYDSKGQENMASEIDKFNTETKAGFGKFFADLNEEDKKAVLRKAESETAKFNPRVWGTAVGEQKPVGFYRSLKSMVLWGYFTSQEIGKNHLSYDPIPGEFRGCIPLSEVGNTWSL encoded by the coding sequence ATGAACAGGAGAAACGCATTACGAAAAACAGTATTGATGGCAGGGTCTGCCATGGCTGCACCTTCTTTGTTTTCTTTACTTCAATCCTGTAAACAGCAGAATAGGTTGGAATGGGAGCCACTTTTCTTCAATGAAGAACAGGCAAAGTTTGTTTCTGCTTTTGTGGATACCATTTTGCCAAGGACAGATACACCAGGTGGATTGGATGTGAAGACAGATATTTTTCTGGATTTGATAATTGCCAAGACTTATGATTCCAAAGGTCAGGAAAATATGGCTTCAGAGATTGATAAATTCAATACAGAGACCAAGGCAGGTTTTGGGAAATTTTTTGCCGACCTGAATGAAGAAGATAAAAAAGCCGTCCTAAGAAAAGCAGAATCTGAAACCGCCAAATTCAATCCAAGAGTTTGGGGAACTGCAGTCGGAGAACAAAAGCCTGTTGGTTTTTACCGTTCCCTGAAATCCATGGTACTTTGGGGATATTTCACTTCTCAGGAAATCGGAAAAAATCATTTGAGTTATGACCCCATTCCAGGGGAATTCCGTGGATGTATTCCACTGTCAGAAGTGGGGAACACTTGGAGTTTGTAG